A stretch of the Zeugodacus cucurbitae isolate PBARC_wt_2022May chromosome 6, idZeuCucr1.2, whole genome shotgun sequence genome encodes the following:
- the LOC105221509 gene encoding uncharacterized protein LOC105221509: MSVKKQHEIMRLTKIIQIHCHDIHLLIDFGAGLGYLSQTLCSINKSWRILGLEANVCRVMGARKRLEQQIPESSERVTYVEQYIEPNTDSAIKYHVSRSGLGGTTKWAIIGLHTCADLSVTSIKLFFEISEVKRLVIMPCCYHKLSQTANGHFLNFPLSNALKSAVAEAGINMLSYFNRPFLRLACQETSARWRHCSEEEHAAHGEQMFWRAVAEAIIDDETEIIATIPKSQRPNKCWSEMKSFSIFRQVYKVRSKTADVQFLVGDMWNNEHKDKFNKIVEKYVKVGPKLAEVLTCLQTTLQVSGTIIFYLY, encoded by the coding sequence ATGAGTGTGAAAAAGCAACATGAAATTATGCGATTgactaaaattatacaaattcatTGTCATGATATACATTTACTAATTGACTTTGGAGCTGGTTTGGGTTACCTTAGTCAGACGTTGTGCAGTATTAACAAAAGTTGGCGTATTCTTGGCCTAGAAGCTAATGTATGTCGAGTAATGGGTGCACGAAAGCGACTGGAGCAACAGATACCTGAATCGAGTGAACGTGTCACTTATGTTGAACAATATATTGAACCGAATACAGACAGTGCGATAAAGTATCACGTTTCTAGAAGTGGATTGGGAGGTACTACTAAATGGGCTATTATAGGTTTACATACTTGTGCTGATCTCTCGGTTACATctataaagttattttttgaaatatcagaAGTTAAACGCTTGGTTATCATGCCATGTTGTTATCATAAGCTGAGTCAAACTGCTAATGGTCACTTTTTGAATTTTCCGTTAAGTAATGCATTAAAGTCCGCGGTAGCTGAAGCGGGTATAAATATGCTCAGTTACTTTAACCGACCATTTCTGCGCCTGGCTTGTCAAGAGACAAGCGCTCGTTGGCGGCATTGTTCAGAAGAGGAGCACGCAGCACACGGTGAGCAGATGTTTTGGCGCGCCGTAGCCGAAGCCATCATTGACGATGAAACGGAAATAATCGCAACTATACCCAAAAGCCAACGACCTAATAAATGTTGGAGTGAAATGAaaagtttttctatttttcgacAAGTGTATAAAGTAAGATCAAAAACAGCGGATGTGCAGTTTTTGGTGGGAGATATGTGGAATAATGAGCACAaagacaaatttaataaaattgttgaaaaatatgttaaagtTGGTCCCAAATTGGCCGAAGTTTTGACTTGTTTGCAAACAACATTACAGGTCAGTGGcactattattttctatttatactag
- the LOC105221464 gene encoding presequence protease, mitochondrial — protein sequence MLAINKGTRSVAPIMMRYTNTRKNCGILNNNRIVYGVSNVMLHRTKVMAAPHIIQQQEHKFSEGKEYNGFKCIRVESVPDFGIMSYTFRHVGCSTELWYLDRKDSNNVFSVNFRTTPFDSTGLPHILEHSVLCGSKKYPVRDPFFKMLNRSVATFMNAMTGPDYTMYPFSTMNEIDFRNLQRIYLDAVFSPNLEYLDFLQEGWRLEHSNVHDKSSEYVLKGVVYNEMKGAFSENSSVFSQNLLNNLLPDHTYGFVSGGNPLEIPKLSHKNLVDFHSKYYHPSNARIYTYGNFNLLKTLEYVSNEYLSDCNGIDNSYSRIPSQTRWDKPRNVHISSRFDNMGAPFERQNQIAIALLMSDVTDNQETFVLHVLSELLIRGPNSSFYKSLIEPNFSGGYNQATGYDPQIKDTFFCVGLQDLRVEDFGRVQEIFDKTIKKVIAEGFDRSHVESVLHNIELLLKHQSPQFGMGLLFNSTPLWNHDGDVVSSLRVTNMIANFRHNLCKDPKYLQRKVEQYFGTNTHRLTLTMSPDDHYEDNFRTAELDLLKQKIMSLDDIKREEIYKNGIKLEQAQKTQPNLELLPCLNLTDVQEMPKMPSINVVRIGNVPTQVCQVHTNDVSYFKLHFNGNNLNHDEVMLLPLFCNIINDMGTTNYNFREFDKLVLSKTAGIDFKLHFAENIYDSKSYHLGVYMTTHALDKNANEMFLLCTELLTKFKLEDIDRLSMLIDNYISNISVGIASSGHLYAMQSCAGLVTNAAKLKSLLSGVEHIEFMKNYIKGNRIENIREKLYSLGQKLFLKNNMRCALNISEDFYSKFIKYFEGFLDNMPIGSETNENCDHIINLLEPSQQHFVMNIPVNYCAKAFFTVPYTHRDHPTLRVLAKLISAKYLLPVVREQNGAYGAGAKIGSDGIFCFFSYRDPNSTKTLKAFNDTYQWLEANNLELTEQALFEAKLGVLQQLDAPIAPGNIGIDFFLYGVSQEMFAKYRDRMLSTSVDELKAVVKRYFKYEPAHFGNCLLGPENRNLEEETNLKWKVIS from the exons ATGTTGGCAATTAACAAGGGGACGCGTTCCGTTGCTCCCATTATGATGCGTTACACGAATACCAGAAAAAATTgcggaattttaaataataatcgcATAGTTTATGGAGTGTCCAATGTGATGTTACATCGTACTAAAGTGATGGCCGCACCTCATATTATACAGCAGCAAGAGCACAAATTTAGTGAGGGAAAAGAATACAACGGGTTTAAATGTATCAGAGTGGAATCTGTACCAGATTTCGGTATAATGTCCTATACATTTCGTCACGTTGGATGTAGTACCGAACTGTGGTACTTGGATCGCAAAGATTCCAACAATgtattttctgtgaattttcgTACAACGCCCTTCGATTCAACTGGTTTACCACATATTCTTGAACATAGTGTATTATGTGGTTCAAAAAAATACCCAGTACGAGATCCATTTTTTAAAATGCTGAATCGTTCGGTGGCTACTTTCATGAACGCTATGACTGGTCCGGATTATACAATGTATCCATTTTCTACGATGAATGAAATAGATTTTAGAAATTTGCAAAGAATTTACTTGGATGCAGTATTCAG CCCTAATTTGGAGTATTTGGACTTTCTGCAGGAAGGATGGCGCTTAGAGCATTCAAATGTGCATGATAAGTCCTCTGAATACGTATTAAAAGGCGTAGTTTATAATGAGATGAAAGGTGCATTCTCAGAGAATAGTTCAGTATTCTCCCAAAACctacttaataatttattaccaGACCATACATACGGCTTTGTTTCGGGAGGTAATCCACTGGAAATACCAAAATTATCACACAAAAATTTGGTAGATTTTCATTCGAAATATTATCATCCAAGCAACGCTCGTATCTACACATACGGCAATTTCAATTTACTTAAGACCCTTGAATATGTAAGCAATGAATATTTAAGTGATTGTAATGGTATAGATAATTCATATAGCCGGATACCAAGCCAAACTCGTTGGGATAAACCAcgtaatgtacatatatcgagTCGGTTTGATAATATGGGTGCACCATTCGAGAGGCAAAATCAAATAGCCATTGCTTTGCTAATGTCAGATGTAACTGATAATCAGGAGACTTTTGTGCTGCATGTGCTTTCAGAGTTGTTGATCCGAGGGCCGAATTCATCGTTCTACAAAAGTCTTATTGAACCCAACTTCTCTGGCGGTTATAATCAGGCAACTGGCTATGATCCCCAAATAAAAGACACCTTCTTCTGCGTAGGTTTACAAGATTTGCGTGTTGAAGATTTCGGACGTGTACAGGAAATCTTCGACAAAACCATAAAGAAAGTAATTGCTGAAGGATTTGATCGTAGCCATGTAGAAAGTGTTCTTCACAATATCGAGCTACTACTGAAACATCAAAGTCCACAATTTGGTATGGGTTTACTATTTAACTCTACACCATTGTGGAATCACGATGGAGATGTAGTTTCCAGCTTACGTGTAACAAATATGATTGCCAATTTTCGGCATAATCTATGTAAAGATCCGAAATATTTACAGCGTAAAGTAGAACAATATTTTGGAACCAATACACATCGTCTAACATTAACTATGTCACCAGATGATCATTATGAAGACAATTTTAGAACTGCTGAACTAGATCTGTTAAAACAGAAAATCATGTCATTAGATGATATAAAACGTgaggaaatttataaaaatggcaTTAAATTGGAACAAGCCCAAAAGACCCAACCTAATTTGGAATTATTGCCATGCTTAAATTTAACCGACGTTCAAGAAATGCCGAAAATGCCGTCCATTAACGTTGTTCGTATTGGTAACGTGCCGACTCAGGTTTGCCAAGTTCATACAAACGAtgtttcatatttcaaattgCATTTTAACGGTAACAACCTAAATCATGACGAAGTTATGTTATTGCCACTTTTCTGCAATATCATAAACGACATGGGAAcaactaattataattttagaGAATTCGATAAGCTGGTTTTATCGAAAACTGCAGGTATTGATTTTAAACTGCATTTCGCGGAAAATATTTACGATAGCAAATCATACCACTTGGGAGTTTATATGACTACACATGCTTTGGACAAAAATGCAAATGAGATGTTTTTATTATGCACAGAATtactaacaaaatttaaattagagGACATTGATCGTTTAAGTATGCTAATTGATAACTATATATCCAACATCTCAGTGGGGATCGCTAGTTCAGGACATTTGTATGCAATGCAGAGCTGTGCAGGCTTAGTAACAAATGCTGCGAAATTAAAATCCCTCCTTTCAGGTGTAGAACACattgaatttatgaaaaattatataaaaggaaacagaattgaaaatattagagAAAAGCTTTATAGTTTGGGTCAAAAGCTtttcttgaaaaataatatgcGTTGTGCTTTAAATATATCCGaagatttttattcaaaatttataaagtaCTTCGAAGGATTTCTGGATAATATGCCGATCGGTTCAGAAACGAACGAAAATTGTGATCACATTATCAATCTTCTCGAGCCCAGTCAACAACATTTTGTTATGAATATCCCCGTGAATTATTGCGCCAAGGCATTTTTTACAGTACCTTATACTCATCGTGATCATCCAACACTACGTGTCCTTGCTAAATTAATTTCGGCTAAATATTTATTGCCAGTAGTGCGAGAACAAAATGGGGCATATGGTGCGGGAGCGAAAATCGGATCAGatggtattttttgttttttcagctACCGGGATCCAAATTCAACTAAAACATTAAAAGCATTTAACGATACTTACCAATGGTTGGAAGCCAACAATTTAGAATTAACTGAACAAGCTTTATTCGAGGCGAAATTAGGTGTACTGCAGCAGTTGGATGCACCTATTGCCCCAGGGAATATTGGTATTGACTTTTTTCTATACGGCGTTTCACAGGAAATGTTTGCTAAATACCGAGATCGAATGCTTTCCACGTCCGTGGATGAACTAAAAGCAGTCGTAAAAcgttattttaaatatgaaccTGCACATTTTGGTAATTGCCTGCTTGGGCCAGAAAATAGGAATTTGGAGGAGGAGACGAATTTGAAGTGGAAagttatttcttaa